From the Diospyros lotus cultivar Yz01 chromosome 13, ASM1463336v1, whole genome shotgun sequence genome, one window contains:
- the LOC127787819 gene encoding ABC transporter G family member 20-like, with protein MSLLGADYLSSASNTPFLGPRQRMELQDFSRRPQHTLSFTLGELLQRVGDSHNEFSADESSPPAHRVLDFSEPSSLPFVLSFSNLTYCVKVRQKMELPGWFRRRAELELPENMVNGNTKVLLNDISGEAREGEIMAVLGASGSGKSTLIDALADRIAKESLKGTVTLNGEVLQSKLLKVISAYVMQDDLLFPMLTVEETLMFSAEFRLPRTLSASKKKARVQALIDQLGLRSAAKTVIGDEGHRGVSGGERRRVSIGTDIIHDPIILFLDEPTSGLDSTSAFMVVKVLQRIAQSGSIVIMSIHQPSYRIVNLLDRLIFLSRGQTVFNGSPGSLPQFFAEFGHPIPENENRTEFALDLIRELEGSPSGTKTLVDFNKSWRMKRTIRGSTKYRPKQSLKDAISASVSRGKLVSGGGATGVATESSMPTFANPFWIEVLVIAKRSLTNSRRSPELFGIRLGAVLVTGIILATMFWRLDDSPKGVQERLGFFAFAMSTTFYTCAEAIPVFLMERYIFMRETAYNAYRRSSYVLSHCLTSIPSILILSLTFSAATFWAVGLAGGFSGFLFFLLIMVAAFWAGSSFVTFLSGVVSHVMLGYTVVVAILAYFLLFSGFFITRDRIPPYWLWFHYLSLVKYPYEGVLQNEFDDPSKCFVRGVQIFDNSPLGAMPSSVKVKLLKTISSSLGVNITSSTCLTTGMDILKTQGITDFSKWSCFWITVAFGFFFRILFYFSLLLGSKNKRR; from the exons ATGTCCCTTTTAGGAGCCGATTACTTGTCTTCTGCCAGTAATACGCCCTTCTTGGGTCCAAGGCAAAGGATGGAGCTTCAAGACTTCAGCCGGAGACCCCAACACACCCTGTCCTTCACGCTTGGTGAGCTTTTGCAGCGTGTCGGAGACTCCCACAACGAGTTTTCCGCAGACGAGAGCTCCCCGCCGGCACACCGCGTACTCGACTTCTCCGAGCCCTCGTCGTTGCCGTTCGTTCTCTCGTTCAGTAATTTAACGTATTGTGTGAAG GTGCGCCAGAAAATGGAGTTGCCGGGGTGGTTTAGGAGGAGGGCCGAGCTCGAGTTGCCGGAAAATATGGTCAATGGGAACACGAAGGTTTTGCTGAACGACATCTCCGGCGAGGCCAGGGAAGGCGAGATCATGGCCGTTCTCGGCGCCAGTGGCTCCGGGAAATCCACCCTTATCGACGCGCTCGCCGACCGCATCGCCAAAGAAAGCCTGAAAGGCACCGTAACTCTGAACGGCGAAGTTTTGCAATCTAAGCTTCTGAAAGTGATCTCTGCCTATGTGATGCAGGACGATTTGTTGTTTCCCATGTTAACGGTGGAAGAAACTCTCATGTTCTCTGCGGAATTCCGGCTGCCTCGAACCTTATCGGCGTCGAAGAAGAAAGCGAGAGTCCAGGCTCTGATCGACCAGCTCGGGCTCAGGAGCGCCGCCAAGACAGTGATCGGCGACGAGGGCCACCGAGGCGTGTCTGGAGGGGAACGCAGACGGGTCTCAATCGGGACCGACATAATCCACGACCCGATCATCCTCTTCCTCGACGAACCGACTTCGGGGCTCGACTCCACCAGCGCCTTCATGGTCGTGAAGGTCTTGCAGCGAATTGCTCAGAGCGGAAGCATCGTGATCATGTCGATTCATCAACCCAGTTACCGGATTGTGAACCTTCTCGATCGGTTGATCTTCCTTTCCCGTGGGCAAACCGTTTTCAACGGGTCTCCGGGCAGCCTGCCCCAGTTCTTCGCAGAGTTCGGGCACCCGATCCCGGAGAACGAGAACCGAACTGAATTCGCTCTGGATTTGATCCGAGAGCTTGAAGGCTCTCCTAGCGGAACCAAGACCCTAGTAGATTTCAACAAATCATGGCGAATGAAAAGAACGATTCGGGGAAGCACCAAATACCGGCCGAAACAGTCGCTGAAAGACGCTATTAGCGCCAGCGTTTCTCGGGGAAAGCTAGTCTCCGGAGGCGGTGCCACCGGCGTTGCCACCGAATCTTCAATGCCGACTTTCGCAAATCCGTTCTGGATCGAGGTCCTGGTGATCGCCAAACGATCACTCACAAACTCCCGCCGCTCGCCCGAGCTCTTCGGGATCCGGCTCGGCGCCGTTCTCGTAACCGGAATCATCCTCGCTACCATGTTCTGGCGGCTCGACGACTCCCCAAAAGGCGTCCAAGAAAGACTCGGCTTCTTCGCCTTCGCCATGTCAACCACTTTCTACACCTGCGCCGAAGCGATTCCCGTCTTTCTAATGGAACGCTACATCTTCATGAGAGAAACGGCCTACAATGCCTATCGCAGGTCTTCCTACGTTCTCTCCCACTGTTTAACCTCAATCCCGTCGATTCTGATTCTGTCACTGACTTTCTCGGCGGCCACGTTCTGGGCGGTGGGGCTCGCCGGCGGGTTTTCCGGtttcctcttctttcttctaataATGGTGGCGGCGTTCTGGGCCGGAAGCTCCTTCGTGACCTTCCTCTCCGGCGTGGTTTCCCACGTGATGCTGGGATACACGGTTGTCGTCGCCATTTTAGCCTACTTTCTGCTCTTCAGCGGCTTCTTCATAACCAGAGACCGGATCCCGCCGTACTGGCTCTGGTTCCATTACTTGTCGCTGGTGAAGTACCCGTACGAGGGAGTGTTGCAGAACGAGTTTGACGATCCGAGTAAGTGCTTTGTGAGGGGTGTTCAGATCTTTGACAACTCGCCGTTGGGGGCGATGCCGAGCTCTGTGAAGGTGAAGCTGTTGAAGACAATAAGCAGTTCGCTGGGAGTGAACATCACGAGCTCGACTTGCTTGACGACTGGCATGGACATACTGAAGACGCAGGGGATCACTGATTTCAGCAAGTGGAGCTGCTTCTGGATCACGGTGGCTTTCGGGTTCTTCTTCAGGATCCTGTTCTACTTCTCTTTGTTGCTTGGGAGCAAGAACAAGAGAAGATGA